The Opitutales bacterium ASA1 genome window below encodes:
- a CDS encoding metallophosphoesterase family protein: MKNRSYTTRQFVLSGLFIVLSAWSRAHDHPHAHTDWAPTPFAEALAHAPTPLPDRVVLTWADDPTTTQAVTWRTDTSVARGVAEVAVAVDHGPALVASNTDATTEKLVSDLGEAHYQGVVFRNLIPDTLYAYRVGDGANWSEWFHFRTASREAKRFSFIYFGDAQNDVKTHWSRVFREAFREAPRAAFTLHAGDLINRAHRDAEWGEWFGAPAWVNASVPVVATPGNHEYGALTAEEGAPRVLSRNWRPQFAFPENGPSGLEETCWYLDYQGVRIVSLDSNRMQEEQTSWLRRVLAENPNRWTVVTFHHPLFSPARDRDNAKLREAWKPVLDEFKVDLVLTGHDHTYARSGVVDPRIRVGTTNVAKGYNQVYDPTIGSVYVVSVSGPKMYDLSSDDWAVRAAEDTQLFQIVTIDGDELRFEARTATNVLYDGFTLRKRGKGEPNELIELLPAETRRKRQPTS; the protein is encoded by the coding sequence ATGAAGAATCGTTCGTACACCACCCGGCAGTTCGTTCTCTCCGGCCTTTTCATCGTGCTGTCGGCGTGGAGTCGGGCGCACGATCACCCGCATGCTCACACCGATTGGGCGCCGACGCCGTTCGCCGAAGCGCTGGCGCATGCGCCGACGCCCTTGCCGGATCGGGTCGTGCTGACGTGGGCCGACGATCCGACCACGACGCAGGCCGTCACGTGGCGCACGGACACGAGCGTGGCGCGCGGCGTGGCCGAGGTCGCGGTGGCCGTCGACCACGGGCCGGCACTGGTGGCGTCGAATACGGATGCGACCACGGAGAAACTCGTCTCGGATCTCGGCGAGGCGCACTACCAAGGCGTGGTCTTTCGCAACCTGATTCCGGATACGCTCTACGCCTACCGGGTGGGCGACGGCGCGAACTGGAGCGAGTGGTTTCATTTCCGCACGGCCAGCCGCGAGGCGAAGCGATTCAGCTTCATCTATTTCGGAGACGCGCAGAACGACGTGAAGACGCACTGGTCGCGCGTCTTTCGCGAGGCGTTTCGCGAGGCGCCGCGCGCCGCCTTCACCCTGCACGCGGGCGATTTGATCAACCGTGCGCATCGCGATGCGGAGTGGGGCGAGTGGTTCGGCGCGCCGGCGTGGGTCAACGCCTCGGTGCCGGTCGTCGCTACGCCGGGCAATCACGAGTACGGCGCGTTGACGGCCGAGGAGGGTGCGCCGCGCGTGTTGAGCAGGAACTGGCGGCCGCAGTTCGCGTTTCCGGAGAACGGGCCGTCGGGGTTGGAGGAGACGTGCTGGTATCTCGACTACCAAGGCGTGAGGATCGTTTCGCTCGATTCGAACCGGATGCAGGAGGAGCAAACGTCGTGGTTGCGCCGAGTGCTCGCGGAAAACCCGAACCGCTGGACGGTCGTCACGTTTCACCACCCGCTCTTTTCGCCGGCGCGTGATCGCGACAACGCGAAGTTGCGCGAGGCATGGAAGCCTGTGCTCGACGAGTTCAAGGTCGATCTCGTGCTCACGGGCCACGATCACACCTACGCGCGCAGCGGCGTGGTCGATCCGCGTATCCGCGTCGGCACGACGAACGTGGCCAAGGGCTACAACCAAGTCTACGATCCCACGATCGGTTCGGTCTACGTCGTTTCCGTGAGCGGGCCGAAGATGTACGATCTTTCCAGCGACGACTGGGCGGTGCGTGCGGCGGAAGACACGCAGCTCTTCCAGATCGTGACGATCGACGGCGACGAGCTGCGCTTCGAGGCGCGCACGGCGACCAACGTGCTCTACGACGGCTTCACGCTGCGCAAGCGCGGGAAGGG